In Metopolophium dirhodum isolate CAU chromosome 7, ASM1992520v1, whole genome shotgun sequence, one genomic interval encodes:
- the LOC132948717 gene encoding disheveled-associated activator of morphogenesis 1 has translation MKLIKMTVPRSMAGLAERLSGMMPTPSVRGRKGWCGCLKDDEPPEITYIVVDSGTLTLQKMTPTLPMPEKPELDRLFAELVEELDLTATNKAAMLELHEEKKWQIYCSKKKILEDQENTTDLSQSPENYIERIQSLIGDEQENTKLFDSLKTALRTQPHSFVLRFVQADGLVTLLGVLSSMNYDTQQGAMHTSIIGCIKALMNNSTGRSHVLAHPSAISTIARSLLTENPRTKVAVLEILGASCLVPGGHKKVLDAMTDYKEFAHERARFQGIINDLDRNTGIYRDDLTVKTAIMSFVNAVLSYGPGQESLEFRLHLRYEFLQLGLKNIINKLREHENQTLDRHMDFFDMVRNEDENELARKFEQEQVDTQSATSMFELLRRKLSHSPAYPHFLSLFQHFLLLPLEYGSLPQHWLLFDRIVQQITLQTDVGADNDVSPININVKDIIQLLAKEEELVAAKNKAEELEKENTSISASLAKKEQELDLRNQEKEDMEASISRIKERLEKEISIHLETKQKISELEDTSSELQHRITYEQAERRKLEAMLTNGSLPDDAKVNFSAPPMTIPPPPPPQPMTKSCGPAPPPAPPLQIPQLNLPPPPGCLPQLAGRQRSVEIPKPSAPLKSFNWAKLPETKVAGTVWADIDEGKMYSSIDLEAVDKLFCAYQNQKPTNGTTTAMNEGSSEDLRQTGKNKTKVLSVIDGRRAQNCTILLSKLKMSDEEIARVIMDMDTKDVLPLDMVEQLLKFTPGPDEAALLEEHSFDLDSLARADRFLYEISKIAHYDQRLRSLVYKKKFITWTGEVEGRTKIVMEASREVARSRRLRKLLEIVLALGNYMNKGARGNAWGFRLSSLNRLTDTKSSSVRGITLLHYIVDMADKKFKDILLLEEDLPHVRGASKVSLAELEKDMSQLRNNLKEVEREIEFQRVQPAVPGDMFLPVMKEFLTTATCKFSELEDLFQDMKTRFDRAVRLFGEDNSTIQPDDFFAIFDSFLTALFEARQDNSSVKKRREEEEKRLRQEVELKKLTLDRKNCKDSASVLSNGSGSRQVSINGTSGDKAEFDDLISALRTGDVFGEDSMAKIKRSRKSRHSPPAREHSRDRVLNVTRKK, from the exons ACTGTACCCCGCTCTATGGCGGGTTTGGCGGAGAGACTATCGGGAATGATGCCTACGCCCAGCGTACGGGGAAGAAAGGGCTGGTGCGGCTGCCtcaag GACGACGAGCCGCCAGAGATCACGTACATCGTGGTCGACTCGGGTACTCTGACGTTGCAAAAGATGACGCCCACCCTGCCCATGCCCGAAAAGCCCGAATTGGACAGACTGTTCGCCGAGTTGGTT gaAGAACTTGATTTAACTGCTACTAATAAAGCAGCTATGCTGGAACTTCACGAAGAAAAGAAATGGCAAATTTATTGCagtaaaaaaaagatattagag GATCAAGAAAACACAACAGATTTATCACAATCTCCTGAAAATTACATTGAACGTATACAATCATTAATTGGAGATGAACAGGAGAACACCAAGTTATTTGATTCCCTAAAGACTGCTCTTCGTACTCAGCCTCATAGCTTTGTACTGAGATTTGTCCAAGCTGATGGATTAGTTACCCTGTTAGGAGTTTTGTCATCTATGAATTATGACACTCAACAAGGAGCTATGCACACATCAATTATTGGATGTATTAAAGCGCTTATGAATAACTCt acggGAAGATCTCACGTACTAGCACATCCATCAGCTATTAGTACCATTGCTCGCAGTTTACTCACTGAAAATCCCCGTACTAAAGTTGCTGTATTAGAAATTCTTGGTGCTTCCTGCTTAGTTCCAGGAGGCCATAAGAAAGTTCTTGATGCTATGACAGATTATAAAGAGTTTGCTCATGAGCGTGCCAGGTTCCAAGGCATTATTAATGATTTGGACAGAAATACTGGAATATATAGAGATGATTTGACAGTGAAAACAGCTATTATGTCATTTGTAAATGCTGTTCTAAGTTATGGACCAGGACAAGAAAGTTTAGAATTCAGATTGCATTTGAGATATGAATTTCTACAGTTGGGTCtcaagaatattattaataagttaagAGAACATGAGAATCAGACATTAGACAGACATATGGATTTCTTTGATATGGTTCGTAATGAAGATGAAAACGAATTGGCAAGAAAATTTGAACAG gAGCAAGTAGATACTCAAAGCGCTACTTCTATGTTTGAATTACTACGCAGAAAATTAAGCCATTCTCCAGCATATCCTCACTTCCTTTCACTTTTTcagcattttttattattgcccC TTGAGTATGGAAGTCTTCCACAGCACTGGCTTTTGTTTGACAGAATTGTACAACAGATAACTCTTCAAACCGATGTTGGAGCTGATAACGATGTatcaccaattaatattaatgtcaaAGATATTATTCAACT TTTGGCTAAAGAAGAAGAACTTGTTGCTGCAAAAAATAAAGCTGAAGAACTCGAAAAAGAAAATACTAGTATTTCTGCTTCACTTGCTAAAAAAGAACAAGAATTAGATTTGAGAAATCaagaaaaa gaAGATATGGAAGCTAGTATTTCAAGGATTAAAGAACGTTTGGAAAAAGAAATATCTATTCACTTGGAAACTAAACAAAAGATATCTGAACTCGAAGATACGTCAAGTGAATTACAGCACAGAATTACTTATGAGCAAGCGGAGAGGAGAAAGCTAGAAGCAATGCTTACTAATGGAAGTCTACCTGATGATGCTAAAGTTAATTTTAGTGCGCCTCCTATGACTATTCCACCTCCACCACCCCCACAGCCAATGACTAAAAGTTGTGGTCCTGCTCCACCCCCAGCACCACCACTTCAAATTCCTCAATTAAATCTTCCACCGCCACCGGGTTGTCTCCCTCAATTAGCTGGCAGACAAAGATCTGTTGAAATTCCAAAACCATCAGCTCCACTGAAATCTTTCAACTGGGCTAAATTACCAGAAACTAAAGTGGCTGGCACTGTATGGGCTGATATTGACGAAGGAAAAATGTATTCATCCATTGACCTTGAAGCAGTGGATAAACTTTTCTGTGCATACCAGAATCAAAAGCCGACAAATGGCACAACGACAGCTATG aaTGAAGGATCATCTGAAGATCTGAGACAAACTggcaaaaataaaaccaaagtCCTATCTGTTATTGATGGTCGCAGAGCTCAAAATTGTACTATATTGCTGtccaaattgaaaatgtctgatGAAGAAATTGCCAGAGTTATAATGGATATGGACACTAAAGACGTTTTACCATTAGACATGGTTGAACAACTTTTAAAATTCACTCCAGGCCCAGATGAAGCAGCTTTGTTAGAAGAACATAGTTTTGATTTGGACAGTCTAGCCAGAGCTGACAGATTTTTATACGAGATTTCCAA AATTGCACATTATGACCAACGTCTTCGTAGTCTAGTATACAAGAAGAAATTTATTACCTGGACCGGAGAAGTTGAAGGCAGAACCAAAATTGTGATGGAAGCTTCACGTGAAGTAGCTCGTTCTAGACGATTaagaaaactattggaaattgtATTAGCTCTTGGAAACTATATGAACAAAGGAGCCAGGGGCAATGCATGGGGTTTCCGTTTATCATCTCTAAACAGACTTACAGACACTAAGTCAAGTTCTGTTAGAGGCATAACTTTATTGCATTACATTGTTGATATGGCCGATAAGAAG ttCAAGGACATTCTATTATTGGAAGAAGACTTACCTCATGTAAGAGGAGCTTCAAAAGTGAGCTTAGCTGAACTTGAAAAAGACATGTCACAGTTAAGAAACAACCTGAAAGAAGTTGAACGAGAAATTGAGTTCCAAAGAGTACAACCTGCTGTACCGGGTGATATGTTCCTACCAGTAATGAAAGAATTCTTAACTACTGCTACCTGCAAATTTTCGGAGTTAGAAGACTTATTTCAAGATATGAAAACTAGA TTTGATAGAGCAGTCAGATTATTCGGAGAAGATAATTCTACAATTCAACCTGATGATTTCTTTGCAATTTTTGATTCTTTCTTGACAGCTCTTTTTGAAGCACGTCAAGATAACTCCAGTGTTAAAAAAAGACgcgaagaagaagaaaaaagatTAAGACAAGAAGTGGAG ttaaagaAATTAACTCTTGATCGTAAAAACTGTAAAGATAGTGCCAGTGTTTTGTCAAATGGATCTGGTAGTCGTCAAGTTTCTATTAACGGTACATCAGGTGACAAGGCAGAATTTGACGATCTCATATCGGCCTTAAGAACAGGAGATGTTTTTGGTGAAGATAGTATGGCAAAAATTAAACGCAGTAGAAAATCCAGACATTCGCCTCCAGCCAGGGAACATAGCAGGGACAGAGTATTAAACGTTactcgtaaaaaataa